The Thalassotalea agarivorans region TAATGGCAATACCTGTATGTGCTAATGTCATACCCAACTGGCTAAGCGAGAACTTAGGACCAGCTTTTCCATTTCTTGCTTTAACCTGATTGATAAAATCACGTGCAACAACTAGAAATACCCACATTGCCAGCGCCATGCCCAAAGCGACTTTCCAATTGAAACCATCACCATAAACGAATGGGAAAGCAATACCAAAGACAATACTAAAGACAGATGCCTTACTAATTTGTTTTCTTAATTCACCAGACTTCGCTTTTTTCCACCGTATCAGCGGCCCTATTCCCATGGCTAAGAACAGCAGTACCATGATAGGTACAAAAACGGCATTAAAGTACGGCGGTCCAACTGAAATTTTCCCTTGGCCCATTGCATCAATTAGCAATGGATACAGTGTACCGATTAGCACCGTAATTGCTGAAACAACCAATAAAATATTACAGATCAGCAACGCCGTTTCACGCGAATATAGAGAGAAGCGACTAAAACTTTGAACATTTGACGCTCTAAAAGCAAATAGCGTGAGAGAACCGCCAACCGCTATGGCAAGCAGCACCAAAATAAACGCGCCTCTACTGGGGTCTGCTGCAAAAGAGTGAACCGATGTCAGCACCCCTGAACGCACGAGGAATGTACCTAATAAACTTAAGCTAAAGGCAAATATGGCAAGCAGCACAGTCCAGTTTCTAAACGTGCCGCGTTTTTCGGTCACCGCCAATGAATGTATAAGCGCTGTACCTACAAGCCAAGGCATAAATGACGCGTTTTCTACCGGATCCCAAAACCACCAGCCACCCCAGCCAAGTTCGTAATATGCCCACCAACTGCCAAGGGCAATGCCTAAGGTTAAAAATGCCCAAGCAGCAACAGTCCAAGGACGAGACCACCTAGCCCATGCGGCATCCATTTTGCCAGAAATTAAGGCCGCCACCGCAAACGCAAAAGCGACTGAAAAGCCGACGTAGCCAAGGTACAGAAGTGGCGGATGAATTATCAGTCCAATATCTTGTAGCAGAGGATTAAGGTCCCTACCTTCTTCCGGCGAAATAGGTAAAAGTCGATCAAACGGGTTCGATGTAAGTATGGTAAACAACATGAAGCCCAACGCAATCATGCCCATTATTGACAGCACAATAGCGATGAACTTAGGTTCTAACTCTTTGCTAAATTTGGCAACCGCCATTGTCCAAGCGGTCAGCGCTAAGACCCAAAGTAACAATGAACCTTCGTGTCCACCCCAAACGGCGGATATTTTAAAATAGATAGGAAGTTGAGTATTGGAGTGACTTGCTATGTAACGTATGGAGAAGTCATCTATCGTAAAACTGTACGTTAGAATAACAAAACTGATGGCAGTAAATGCGAACATACCAAAAGTAAGGGGACGAGCGAAATTATATAATGCTCGATTATTGCTATATACCCCTATCATCGGGATAAAAGACAAACATATCGCGAAAGCCAGCGCGATTATCAGGGCAAAATGGCCCAGTTCTGGTAACATGCAAACTCTCCAAGCTTGAATAAGCAAGCACTCAAGGCGCGAATGGCGCGTTGTAAATGTGCTTCTCTAATTTACGTGGTAGCAGACCAACAAGATTACATTTTTTGTTTTTTGTTGGCATTAGCGAAATTCTAACATTAACTGACTTTAAAACGCATCCAAGATAGCTATGTTTCGATGATTAAATGCATAAAAAGTTAAGCTATTTCAAAAAAACTTAGTTTTATGAGAAAACAACAGGCTTTGCCACTGGCAAGGTGCGCTATAAATCTGTAGTATTTTCCTCACCATAACACCAGAAATCAGCTAACTTTGACAAAAGATTCAACGACTTTGTTATCTGCTCAAAACCTCACTTGCATAAGAGAGGACCGTATATTATTCGAGCACCTTTCTTTTACAATTAACGCTGGTGATATTGTCCAAATTGAAGGTCCTAACGGTGCTGGAAAAACCAGCTTGTTGAGAATTTTGGCGGGCTTGTCTCAGCCATTTGAAGGCGAGGTGTTGTTTACAAATAAAGACATCAACAAGCACCGCGAAGACTATGTCAGCGAACTCACCTATTTAGGTCATCTCGCGGGCGTAAAAGGTGAAATGACGGCCGAAGAA contains the following coding sequences:
- a CDS encoding heme lyase CcmF/NrfE family subunit → MLPELGHFALIIALAFAICLSFIPMIGVYSNNRALYNFARPLTFGMFAFTAISFVILTYSFTIDDFSIRYIASHSNTQLPIYFKISAVWGGHEGSLLLWVLALTAWTMAVAKFSKELEPKFIAIVLSIMGMIALGFMLFTILTSNPFDRLLPISPEEGRDLNPLLQDIGLIIHPPLLYLGYVGFSVAFAFAVAALISGKMDAAWARWSRPWTVAAWAFLTLGIALGSWWAYYELGWGGWWFWDPVENASFMPWLVGTALIHSLAVTEKRGTFRNWTVLLAIFAFSLSLLGTFLVRSGVLTSVHSFAADPSRGAFILVLLAIAVGGSLTLFAFRASNVQSFSRFSLYSRETALLICNILLVVSAITVLIGTLYPLLIDAMGQGKISVGPPYFNAVFVPIMVLLFLAMGIGPLIRWKKAKSGELRKQISKASVFSIVFGIAFPFVYGDGFNWKVALGMALAMWVFLVVARDFINQVKARNGKAGPKFSLSQLGMTLAHTGIAITIVGVTIVSNYESETNVRMAKGDTYTVSGYTIAFEGTKQVQGPNYSAEQGQLMVYKGDKFISHLKPERRTYLVQTMGMTEAGIDPGLFRDVYVALGDPLGDGAWAIRIHYKPFVRWIWLGAIFMALGGLCAILDKRYRRRKQKTVEKTPSAKESLA